DNA from Globicephala melas chromosome 5, mGloMel1.2, whole genome shotgun sequence:
ATAAAAGAGTGGGTGGTGTGTATTGGTCTCTCCCGTTTGAACTGTAGACAGCTTTAAACTCGGCACGATGAATCTTAGAGCTCAACAAATAAACTTAAGCAACACATTTACTTTCAGACTTACAAGAGAATCACATCAGAGAAAGCCAAACACAGCGATCATATAacgaatctgaaagaaaaaaccaACGCAGCGTTACATCCACTTCCAGGTAAAGTgaatttactcttttctttttccttgaggcACTGATTTTCATTATCTTAGTCTAGCAATGGAcagttatttgtttttggcttctTTACTAACTTAATCCAAAATGACTCTGGGTAGAGGTTCATTCAGGAAGGGAAAGTCCAACCAAAGCCTAAAGAATATTGTTAGAGGTTTTGGACGAGAGCATTTGGTAAATGAAAACATTGTACATTTAATCTGCTGACCAGCAGCTTTGACTTCTTTGTGTGGTAATATTACTTTTCCCCTACTCAGGTTTCCATTCATGCAGGCATAATTttagtctctgtctctctcagcagcctgacctttcatttctctcgttaattttttttaagtcatgaaattttgtttcagttttggcTAAGACCACCTGTGTGCAGTGACATTAGCAGATTCAGTCATGTCTACTGAGTCCCTCAGTTGATCTGACTGATAAAATGGCAACTTGTAAGAACAGAAGTTTGACATTTTCACCCTAATGTATATTTGTTGCCTAAACTGCTTGCTTTAAaccatacttttttccatctcAACTATAAGGCCATTATTATCAAATACCATGATCACTATCTAGGGACAAAGAAAACAGCTGCTCATGGACCAGTTTTAACCTTTTAGTCATGAGAACAATAAGAAACAGAATATCATTAGTAAATGTTATTGAATATAATCATGAGACGGCTGAttgtaataatgataaaaaacagCATTTCCATAGCACTTCCTTGGTTTTAAACCCCTCTTCATACATATTATTGTAGTCAATCCTCCCAATAGTTccgtgaggtaggtattattaatatccccattttacagatgacaaaactgaggttgAGGGAGGACTAGTGGCTTTTCTGAGTCATCAGCTAGTAAGTTAGCTACTTTTCCATGCTATTTCACATGACACATTGCCTGTTTATTTTCATggtttgtatttaaaataaataatcacatgaaattattattttcttaagttcAACAGATTCAAAAGGGTTTTCAGAAGAGCAGACCTTTCATTTTacctccccagaggcaaccaatAACACCAGTTTCTTTGTGTCCTCCAGGAGAGGGTCTCTACAAATATAACTCTAGGTCTATGTTACCCTCCTTTTGTCCTAACACAAATAGTCCCATACTGTATACATTGCtcgtttccttgcttttttttcactgaacagaCCACCTTGAAGACCATGTCGTATCAGTACTTATTGATctgtctccttttttaaaatgactgcATAGTGTCTCACCGTCTTCCCATGCTCTTTACATTAATACTTTGCTTCATGGACTaaattttaaaggtgaaaaaGAGAACCTTGTGGGTGCCGAGGAAGCCAGTTCAGAAGCCCCCGAAGTACCTTCAGTGGAAGCTCCGGTGGTGGACGCTGCAGAGCTTCCCAGTGCTACAGTTGCCGTCATCAAAGAGGCTTCCCCCTGTCCAGACGATGCGGAGGCTGCTGCCGAGGAGACCGCTGCCGCTGGTGCTGAAACTGGGTCAGAGGTGACAGATGTGGGGACGGGAGAAACCGCAGAGGTCAGCACTGAAACCACGTCAGAGGTTACCAGCGCAGTTCGGGATGAAGCTGTTGCCATCGATAGTGATAAAGGTACAACCGAGAACGAAAGCTGTGGTGAATATGCTGAACTGGAAGAAAATTCTCCAGTTGAGTCAGAATCCTCTGCTGGGGCTGATTTACAGGAAGAAGCCAGTGTTTGTTCTGAGGCCGCCTCAGCCCAAGGCTAATCTCATGCAGATTGACACGTGGGCAAAAAATGCCACAGAGGGTCTGATAGGTGTTTTTGTAGTTTCAGTAACCTTAGATTTTAAAAAGGCTTCTTTTCTAGAAAATGTTAGTGTGCCTTGAGGATTTGGGGTATCTACTGATAGATTTCAGGATCGAGAGAATGGAGATTTTGCGTGCTGAATAGTTTTCTACTCTCTGGGATCAGAATATGACATGTAAAGAGCTTCAAGAGTTTCACCTGTGGATTTAAATTTTCTATCATAGGAATGGAGCTATCTATACAACCTGCATTCACTTTAATTTTGCTATAATTTTACCTTTCTTTAATGTATGTAAATCTAGATACTTGAGTTTTGATTTGaactcatttaaataaatttggaaaatcttTAGTGCTTCTATTATTATTCACtaatatttatatgcataaatagtatatactaatatatacacatataacatCACATGAACATTGCAACGTTATCAAAGAAAACATAATCTAGGGAGAACTCTGCATAGGGCAATATATGTATCCGTTCTCCCATCTATATTACACGGCAGGCTGTGCCAgtgttttccatttcagtttaATTCTCTTCAAGCAGCATTTATCCTGGCACTTTTTGGCagtggtcattcattcattcccataGTCAACAAATGTTAACTGAGCACCTGTAAtttaccaggcactgttttaagtgttgagattaaaaaaaaaaagataaaaattcttaCCCTTCCCAGCTCGTGTTCTAgggtatatataaataaacaaatataaataataaacaagataaataagacaACTATATAGTATGTTAGATACTGATAAGTATtcgaaaagaaaaataatgaaagtaaaggGATTATAAGTGTTGGTTAGGGCAGCCAGAGAAGACCTTACTAAGAAGCTGTCTTGTGGGTATAAATGTGAAGGTTGTATAAGGGACCTAGTCATGAGGACATGGCAGGGCGGGGCTGCTGGGAGAGCAGCGGAAAATCATCCCAGATGAGGGGACTGAGAAGGGTAAAGGATCTGAGGCACGAATATGCTAGAGAATTTGAGGAATTGCAAGGTGGCCAGTGTGTGGCTAAAGTGgaatgaaaaagagggagagcGGTGGAGACGATTTCAGAGAGAAAGAATGGTTATGCAAGGGTGGGCTAGAGCACGCAGGGTCTAGTAAGATTTCGGCTACTCAGGTAAGTTGGGAAGTGGTAGTGGATGCTACGGATGCTCTGACTAGATCCCTTTAACTGGGCCAGTACATTTAATCCTAGCTGCTCTGagtgtcacacacacaccccgcccccaaCCTCACCCCAGGCAGCTCACAGTTGATGACTGACTACCGTGGTGTTACAAAAGGTGGGGCCTTCGCTGAGGGACAACGCAGAGCTTCCCAGTCGAGGCTGGTTTCCAGCTGAGATTACATCCTTGCTTAGCTTTCTCCCCCTGTTCTGTCCCGCTTGCCTCCTTCCTATTCCCCTGGGAGCACTCCTTTGATAAATCACCTGCCTCCAAATTCCTGTTTCAAGCTCTGTTTCTAGGAACTCCACCTAAGATAATTGTACTGGATGTGGTCCCAGGAAGCAGACCCTAAGAATAGGGTTCTGGAATTGTATCACTCTCCAGCTGGATGGCCATGAGGACCCCATCCCTGGTGGTAGGTGGAGGACTGCTATTCCCTGGCCTTCTGTAGCAGTGCGGTTGCTAAGATTTTCACCCCTGGTAAACTAGGGTAGGATATAGGTGCAAGATGATAAACTGGCTGGTTTAATCCCTCTGGAATTTGAGAGCTAGCAAGAAATAATAACTGCAAGGACTTAATCATTGCAATTAAGGGATGCTGTTTCACTAAACATTCTGTAAGATAGAGCAGAAACACTACCCCGTACCACTCTACgacctcaacacacacacaaaaatgcatTCTTCTCCACTGTTTTAGTTAGGATGCTCTCTGCTGCAAATAACAGAAACCAACTCAAAAGAGATTAAACAACAGAGAGAGTTATTATCTAACCAGCTCTCCAGAGGTCAGGCAGCTGCCAGGTTGGTCTATTCTGTGGCTCAGTTGTTAAGGACCAGGttatttctattctgttcta
Protein-coding regions in this window:
- the MGARP gene encoding protein MGARP, yielding MTATSRFSIPFPRCHHRLLGPRRRRQSLQIGLREDGAHDQPLRTNPTGPRGRGGQGSAPLPGAGLAWAPRAPQHRGATAAAACREPGAMYLRRAVSKTLALPLRAPPGPAPLRKDASLRWMSSNKFPGSSGSNMIYYLVVGVTVSAGGYYTYKRITSEKAKHSDHITNLKEKTNAALHPLPGEKENLVGAEEASSEAPEVPSVEAPVVDAAELPSATVAVIKEASPCPDDAEAAAEETAAAGAETGSEVTDVGTGETAEVSTETTSEVTSAVRDEAVAIDSDKGTTENESCGEYAELEENSPVESESSAGADLQEEASVCSEAASAQG